One region of Candidatus Saccharibacteria bacterium genomic DNA includes:
- a CDS encoding 50S ribosomal protein L18 codes for MSVAQKLVQRAQRKNRIRATVIGTSERPRLSVYISNTNISAQLVDDSKQHTIAAVTTAGNKTVAKATMTDKAVWVGAEIAAAAKKVKISSVVFDRSGKKYHGRIKALADAAREKGLEF; via the coding sequence ATGAGCGTTGCACAAAAATTAGTCCAGCGCGCTCAGCGAAAAAATCGCATTCGCGCTACAGTGATCGGCACAAGCGAACGTCCTCGCCTGAGCGTTTATATTAGCAATACAAACATTAGTGCCCAACTTGTCGACGACAGCAAACAACATACTATCGCAGCCGTCACAACGGCAGGCAATAAAACTGTCGCCAAGGCTACCATGACTGATAAAGCCGTATGGGTCGGTGCAGAAATTGCCGCCGCCGCCAAAAAGGTAAAAATATCCTCAGTTGTTTTCGACCGCTCTGGTAAGAAGTATCATGGTCGTATCAAAGCCCTAGCCGACGCGGCACGGGAGAAAGGTTTGGAGTTCTAA
- the secY gene encoding preprotein translocase subunit SecY: MNWKIIGASFKQGDMRRRIFGVLGILLVFRILAHIPVPLADPETLKQVLNNLFSSQDTPQLLSFINVLSGGALANFSIMIAGLGPYINASIIMQLLTKAIPKLENMRKDGESGQKRINQYTRLLTFPLAIIQAIGSIYLVRQYAQQVGGIGDITANTSMWQWALMVAALTGGSMLLMWMGELVTEKSVGNGISLLITVGIVSALPATISQIASSIYDKNNKWELFGRELPINQKAFWLSLAILGVVLPVTWIVVMLNEAARRLTINYAKRVQGNRAYGGVTTTLPVKLITAGVVPIIFAIAFLSVPSFAGQLMTSSSNPKWQELGQNLVTWFQNPTAQTLAAGGWHAYIYPVTYFMLVFLFTFFYTSITFNSKEIAENLQKQGGFLEGVRSGTQTERYLAKTVNKITLFGAICLGLLAIMPIIAQMFVPENIALALGGTSVLILVAVSLETLRAVESRALMITYDQYSSDDFFYESAGGDKQTGTTRAAKILRYVPKRLRRSADKKK, from the coding sequence GTGAACTGGAAGATTATTGGCGCGTCGTTTAAGCAGGGTGACATGCGAAGGCGAATATTTGGAGTACTTGGCATACTGCTTGTTTTTCGCATACTAGCTCACATACCAGTTCCGCTTGCAGACCCGGAAACATTGAAGCAGGTGCTGAACAATTTGTTTTCTTCCCAAGACACGCCCCAATTGCTAAGCTTTATAAACGTGCTAAGCGGTGGCGCCCTAGCCAACTTTTCTATAATGATTGCCGGCCTCGGCCCATACATCAACGCCAGCATTATTATGCAGCTGCTTACTAAAGCCATACCCAAGCTTGAAAACATGCGTAAAGATGGTGAGTCTGGCCAGAAGCGTATCAATCAGTACACCAGGCTGCTGACATTCCCACTGGCCATCATTCAGGCAATCGGTTCAATTTATCTTGTTCGTCAGTACGCACAACAAGTAGGCGGTATTGGCGACATTACTGCAAATACTTCTATGTGGCAATGGGCACTTATGGTTGCGGCGCTTACCGGTGGTTCTATGTTGCTCATGTGGATGGGTGAACTTGTGACCGAAAAGTCGGTTGGAAATGGTATTTCACTACTCATTACTGTCGGTATAGTCAGTGCTCTGCCTGCAACAATCAGCCAGATTGCGTCGTCTATTTACGACAAAAACAACAAATGGGAATTGTTTGGCCGCGAGCTTCCAATAAACCAAAAGGCATTTTGGCTCTCTCTCGCAATCTTGGGCGTTGTGCTGCCGGTAACTTGGATTGTTGTTATGCTGAACGAAGCGGCGCGCAGGCTGACCATAAACTATGCCAAACGCGTCCAGGGAAACCGAGCCTACGGGGGTGTTACCACAACACTACCAGTTAAGCTCATCACAGCCGGCGTTGTGCCGATCATCTTTGCCATTGCTTTTCTAAGTGTTCCAAGCTTCGCGGGACAACTCATGACGTCAAGTAGCAACCCCAAGTGGCAAGAACTTGGGCAGAACCTCGTGACATGGTTCCAAAACCCAACAGCTCAAACCCTGGCTGCTGGTGGCTGGCATGCTTACATTTACCCTGTCACGTACTTCATGCTGGTGTTCCTTTTTACCTTTTTCTACACCAGCATTACCTTTAACAGTAAGGAAATTGCTGAAAATCTACAGAAACAAGGAGGATTTTTAGAGGGTGTCCGATCGGGCACGCAAACCGAACGGTATCTTGCCAAAACTGTCAATAAAATTACGCTGTTTGGCGCCATATGCTTGGGGCTTCTCGCAATTATGCCAATTATTGCACAGATGTTTGTACCAGAAAACATTGCCTTAGCGTTAGGCGGTACGAGCGTGCTCATACTTGTTGCCGTTTCACTTGAGACTCTGCGCGCCGTCGAATCCCGAGCACTTATGATTACGTACGACCAGTACAGCAGTGATGACTTTTTCTACGAATCTGCCGGGGGTGATAAACAAACAGGTACTACTCGCGCTGCAAAAATACTACGCTACGTACCTAAGCGACTACGCCGTAGTGCCGACAAGAAGAAATAA
- the rpmJ gene encoding 50S ribosomal protein L36 produces MKVRASVKKISPDDKIVRRKGRLYVINKFKPKHKQRQG; encoded by the coding sequence ATGAAAGTACGTGCAAGTGTCAAAAAGATTAGCCCCGACGACAAGATTGTTCGTCGCAAGGGTCGTCTGTATGTTATTAACAAATTTAAGCCGAAGCATAAGCAGAGGCAGGGGTAA
- the infA gene encoding translation initiation factor IF-1 produces the protein MASNKEVIELNGVIVETLPGTQFRVELENGHQIIAHVAGKMRKHFIRIVPGDAVTVELTPYDLTKGRITYRKG, from the coding sequence ATGGCGAGTAATAAAGAAGTCATCGAACTGAACGGCGTAATAGTCGAGACCCTGCCGGGTACTCAGTTTCGTGTCGAACTTGAAAACGGTCATCAGATTATAGCGCACGTCGCAGGTAAAATGCGGAAACATTTTATTCGTATTGTGCCTGGCGACGCGGTCACCGTAGAGTTGACACCCTACGACTTGACCAAAGGTAGAATTACTTACCGCAAGGGATAA
- the rpsE gene encoding 30S ribosomal protein S5, whose translation MADEAQAAQAATEQAAQNQNRYGGPQRGGQRQGGNRPPRRDNRGPQAPEEKQFDERVVHIDRVARVVKGGRRFRFRALVVVGDRKGKVGIGSAKGADVTAAVTKATEVAKKHFVPVVLYKGTIPHDVEGKVSGARILVMPAAPGTGLIAGGVVRTVLEVAGVSNVLSKSLGSSNKTNIAYATIAALQCLEPSKNWVTTKHKKATEQPKKVVEVKPAPVKTESEVKKVVPAKKPTATKKAAPKEKKETK comes from the coding sequence ATGGCCGACGAAGCACAAGCCGCACAAGCGGCAACAGAACAAGCCGCCCAAAATCAGAATCGCTACGGTGGGCCTCAGCGTGGTGGTCAGCGCCAGGGAGGCAATCGTCCGCCTCGCCGTGATAATCGCGGTCCTCAGGCTCCAGAAGAAAAGCAGTTTGACGAACGTGTCGTACACATTGACCGTGTGGCACGCGTCGTAAAAGGTGGACGAAGGTTTCGTTTCCGCGCACTCGTTGTGGTGGGAGACCGTAAGGGCAAAGTCGGTATTGGCAGCGCAAAAGGCGCAGATGTTACTGCGGCTGTTACCAAAGCAACGGAAGTTGCCAAAAAGCACTTTGTACCGGTCGTGCTCTATAAGGGCACCATTCCTCATGATGTTGAGGGCAAAGTTTCCGGCGCCCGCATACTCGTAATGCCAGCCGCGCCTGGTACTGGCTTGATTGCTGGTGGTGTTGTCCGAACAGTGCTGGAAGTTGCCGGTGTGAGCAATGTGCTCAGTAAGTCTCTTGGTTCCAGTAACAAGACCAATATAGCCTACGCAACTATTGCTGCACTACAGTGTCTTGAGCCAAGCAAAAACTGGGTTACGACAAAGCACAAAAAGGCAACAGAACAGCCTAAAAAAGTAGTCGAGGTAAAACCTGCCCCAGTTAAAACGGAATCCGAAGTGAAAAAAGTTGTTCCAGCTAAAAAACCAACAGCCACCAAAAAAGCCGCTCCAAAGGAAAAGAAGGAGACTAAATAA
- the rplO gene encoding 50S ribosomal protein L15, whose amino-acid sequence MKYNELTAAPKQSPKRVGRGIAAGQGKTAGRGTKGQGARTGFSKRPGFEGGQNPLMQRLPKLRGFRSYRVKAENIYTQDLNDLGTTVNNKVLADAGLTSGEFVRVKLLFRGEVSKKVVVELQAASVNAVEAIQKAGGSFKAVSRTMRQAKKKDDK is encoded by the coding sequence ATGAAGTATAACGAGCTAACAGCCGCTCCAAAGCAGTCACCAAAGCGTGTTGGTCGCGGTATTGCCGCAGGCCAAGGCAAAACAGCTGGTCGTGGTACAAAAGGCCAAGGTGCACGCACCGGCTTTAGCAAGCGACCAGGGTTTGAAGGTGGCCAAAATCCACTCATGCAGCGCTTACCAAAATTACGTGGGTTTCGCAGTTACCGCGTCAAAGCCGAAAATATCTATACGCAAGATCTCAATGATTTGGGTACGACGGTTAACAACAAAGTCCTAGCGGATGCTGGGCTGACCAGTGGTGAGTTTGTTCGGGTGAAACTGCTTTTCCGTGGTGAAGTCAGTAAAAAGGTTGTTGTTGAACTACAGGCCGCAAGCGTCAACGCGGTAGAGGCAATCCAAAAAGCTGGGGGTAGCTTCAAAGCTGTCTCGCGTACCATGCGCCAAGCAAAGAAAAAAGACGACAAGTAG